The Episyrphus balteatus chromosome 4, idEpiBalt1.1, whole genome shotgun sequence genome includes a window with the following:
- the LOC129920184 gene encoding uncharacterized protein LOC129920184, which translates to MSCVVDNNAFEVIITPSRKRKRDSGRLELPSSDTPTNTTHHKASAFSNAAFSSTPKKEIQSIIQKFNRFPPSKRRPLGKENGSRLVTTDACLEVKSIVDLVNQNVVAEAGNPFEVIRKPPKKKKKADLEEACFINTGLNLDIPEKQFNPFEVKRESPAKLVRATEPQCFVNPALNIRTQETTAARNPFEIQRNNPIFENTSNGIENPGLDLANAPLRIGIPFKPTTACRIDFKNLTPSKMLAEKLVFSPMNPKTPRVLADISEEDTTMDIGKELDLYQLELENSINEAKQRKTIKSDGRTFSEKLEDIEENSQEEQEESESQEPKTPEVPNVKLIIENNQGTLRLEDVDTPPIQKTSDQEMTTLAVNKTYVKDPVLNESFTDDEGIDYDDTEDDDVAVDFKAPAPFVRAYRRPDPIPPSPLSIENNIDTFKKESKDAIAAGAETKSTMKSIRNSIRKLIHSNKGSSEDKMEKKPLTSSECHSPGNHFMETIRHSLRRKPQKEASDTPFTEPSAREVSIIDTSERKMKFKSNINQRDYIKMEDLTSERKTSLRSSLRKSTRDVKNQIMKSVFHKNIEEYNFSK; encoded by the exons atgtcgtGTGTAGTGGATAACAATGCCTTTGAAGTGATAATAACACCGTCTCGTAAAAGAAAACGCGATTCAGGACGCCTAGAATTGCCTTCGAGTGACACACCCACAAATACGACTCATCACAAAGCATCTGCATTTTCAAATGCTGCCTTTTCGTCAACTCCAAAGAAAGAAATCCAAAGTATCATTCAGAAATTTAACAGATTTCCACCAAGCAAAAGACGTCCCTTGGGCAAAGAAAACGGCAGTCGTCTTGTGACAACGGATGCTTGCTTGGAAGTAAAATCAATTGTTGATTTAGTTAACCAAAATGTAGTAGCCGAAGCTGGTAATCCATTTGAAGTGATTCGAAAACCaccaaagaagaaaaagaaggcTGACTTAGAAGAAGCTTGTTTTATAAATACTGGATTAAATCTTGATATACCAGAAAAGCAATTTAACCCATTTGAG GTCAAGCGTGAGTCTCCAGCAAAATTAGTTAGAGCAACTGAACCACAATGCTTTGTTAATCCCGCACTTAACATTCGCACGCAAGAAACAACTGCAGCTAGAAATCCTTTCGAAATACAACGCAACAAtccgatttttgaaaatacttcAAATGGAATCGAAAATCCGGGCTTGGACTTGGCGAATGCACCATTGCGGATTGGAATTCCATTCAAGCCGACTACTGCTTGTCGTATTGACTTCAAAAATCTAACACCTTCAAAAATGTTGGcagaaaaacttgtgttttctCCTATGAATCCAAAAACGCCTAGAGTCTTGGCCGATATCAGTGAAGAAGATACCACAATGGACATTGGAAAAGAGCTCGACCTTTATCAATTGGAGCTAGAAAATAGTATAAACgaagcaaaacaaagaaaaacgaTAAAATCTGATGGCCGGACTTTCAGtgaaaaactagaagacattgAGGAAAACTCACAAGAAGAACAGGAAGAATCTGAGTCCCAAGAACCTAAGACGCCAGAAGTACCTaatgttaaattaattatagaaaataACCAGGGTACATTGAGACTTGAAGACGTAGACACACCGCCAATTCAAAAGACTTCCGATCAGGAGATGACCACATTGGCTGTAAACAAAACTTATGTCAAGGATCCGGTATTAAATGAATCATTTACCGATGATGAAGGTATCGACTATGACGATACCGAAGATGATGATGTTGCTGTGGATTTTAAAGCTCCAGCACCGTTTGTGCGTGCTTACCGCAGACCGGATCCAATTCCTCCATCACCACTGAGCATCGAAAATAACATTGATACTTTTAAGAAAGAATCAAAGGATGCCATCGCCGCTGGAGCTGAAACCAAATCAACAATGAAAAGCATTCGTAACAGTATCAGGAAGCTGATTCATTCTAACAAAGGTTCTAGTGAAGATAAAATGGAGAAGAAACCGCTTACTTCCTCAGAGTGTCATTCACCGGGTAATCATTTTATGGAAACAATAAGGCATAGCCTACGTCGAAAACCACAAAAAGAAGCCAGTGATACGCCATTTACTGAACCTTCTGCTCGTGAAGTATCAATCATTGATACAAgcgaaagaaaaatgaaattcaaatcgAATATAAACCAAAGAGATTATATTAAAATGGAAGATCTGACATCGGAGAGGAAGACTTCTTTGCGGAGTAGCCTGAGAAAATCTACTCGAGATGTTAAAAACCAAATTATGAAGTCAGTTTTCCATAAAAACATCGAAGagtataatttttctaaatga
- the LOC129918220 gene encoding uncharacterized protein LOC129918220: MAFNFSANQFENSFKAQRLCNWEVPKWYPPRPRQRKCSTKIIANDRGHLLPNVKRSDDNPWGYFKGTHELPRKISRAKAEEINRKLTGKDKWKQLFENNKTIECKEEENFERSEYKQKKLEKSKSLDSEYVPGDLTPYEQQHISKDLLLQQNKERGNNNLEPQPETNDYNLERFENDNQFLNRTGYSQSAFPIINNTTTNEEVEDNFEKMHLSVNRGITEKPHERSPSPVIPAYTNFQMARKMHQDNLDHQPLPDCVADKVFRKLQAEGIPHPGLALNINPIATGVGVKTYNAGPTHCTKMKIFRPKTCGVVPKVYNDVASNHRPFSSIDAKKMGSMDLAICWDYRPDNPADEPKLARHIDGSNDSAGPAVFTFVKTPRTPEKVQTGRSAGVFTSTFGEPGFFDKDIMRRKTDFAQAARSEPVKCTCGTSAMEYKNGKSSRAKSVSRSGSSIAKNDFDHKRYQSSPNLSIFKVSDYLKENEKPLREHSCRKYGTKKNDEPQPGFFRRTARMCHKIAPQSYADNNEKQEYKSAFRAGIPKFNAAGTVVSSDSGCSSMSSGSCSTTNKVLVVPRPRNPYNKKNYDIETLVPPFTSFKGGAGQGGYPEHWRLASVYQHAYKPIEQRKRPLLQTVYK, translated from the exons ttCGAAAACTCGTTTAAAGCACAACGGCTGTGTAACTGGGAAGTACCCAAATGGTATCCTCCACGCCCACGTCAGCGCAAatgttcaacaaaaataatagccAACGATCGGGGTCATTTGTTGCCTAACGTTAAAAG ATCTGATGATAATCCTTGGGGATATTTTAAGGGCACTCACGAACTTCCACGTAAAATCTCTCGAGCAAAAGCAGAAGAAATTAACCGAAAGTTAACAGGCAAAGATAAATGGAAGCAATTATTTGAAAACAATAAGACAATCGAATGCAAGGAAGAGGAAAACTTTGAAAGAAGTGAATACAAACAAAAGAAGCTAGAGAAATCAAAA TCTTTAGATTCGGAATACGTTCCAGGAGACTTAACACCTTATGAACAACAACATATCTCGAAAGATCTTCTTTTACAGCAAAATAAAGAGCGAGGCAATAATAATCTCGAACCTCAACCAGAAACGAATGACTATAATTTAGAAAGATTTGAGAACGACAATCAATTTCTGAACAGAACTGGTTACAGCCAATCAGCTTTTCCAATTATAAACAACACTACTACTAACGAAGAGGTCGaggataattttgaaaaaatgcatcTATCTGTAAATAGAGGCATTACAGAAAAACCACATGAACGTTCCCCTTCACCGGTCATACCGGCTTATACAAACTTTCAGATGGCTCGAAAAATGCATCAGGATAATTTAGACCATCAACCGTTACCTGACTGTGTGGCTGATAAAGTATTTAGAAAGTTACAAGCTGAGGGAATCCCACACCCCGGCTTAGCCTTGAACATTAATCCGATTGCTACGGGTGTAGGGGTCAAGACCTACAATGCTGGTCCAACGCAttgtacaaaaatgaaaatttttcgcCCGAAAACCTGTGGAGTTGTTCCAAAGGTATACAATGATGTGGCTTCTAATCATCGCCCATTTTCATCCATCGatgcaaaaaaaatgggttCAATGGATTTGGCTATTTGTTGGGATTATAGACCAGATAATCCCGCAGATGAACCTAAACTTGCTCGGCACATAGATGGATCAAATGACTCGGCTGGTCCAGCTGTATTTACTTTTGTTAAGACTCCACGAACACCCGAAAAAGTTCAAACTGGACGGTCAGCTGGTGTCTTCACAAGTACTTTTGGAGAACCCGGATTTTTCGATAAAGATATAATGAGACGCAAAACAGACTTTGCTCAAGCCGCTCGTTCGGAACCAGTGAAATGTACCTGTGGAACATCTGCTATGGAATATAAAAATGGTAAAAGCTCGAGAGCCAAAAGTGTATCGCGTAGCGGAAGTTCAATAGCCAAGAATGATTTCGATCATAAACGATATCAAAGTTCTCCAAATCTTTCAATATTTAAAGTGAGTGACTACCTTAAGGAAAATGAGAAACCGTTGCGAGAACATTCATGTCGAAAATATGGAACAAAGAAAAATGATGAACCACAACCGGGATTCTTTAGAAGAACAGCCAGAATGTGTCACAAGATTGCACCACAATCATATGCAgataataatgaaaaacaagaatacaaatCAGCTTTTCGAGCTGGTATACCGAAATTCAACGCCGCAGGGACAGTGGTAAGCTCGGATAGTGGTTGTAGCTCAATGTCGAGTGGATCTTGTTCAACAACTAATAAAGTTCTTGTTGTTCCGAGGCCTCGAAACCCGTACAATAAGAAAAATTATGATATAGAGACATTAGTTCCACCATTTACAAGCTTTAAAGGTGGCGCAGGACAAGGGGGCTACCCAGAGCATTGGAGACTAGCAAGTGTATATCAACATGCGTATAAACCAATTGAACAGCGCAAGAGACCGCTTCTTCAAACAGTCTATAAATAA